The region GCGCGTGCTCGTGGAGGACGCCAACGACAACGCGCCCTTCGTGCTCTACCCGCTGCAGAACGCCTCGGCGCCCTGCACCGAGCTGGTGCCCAGGGCGGCCGAGCCCGGCTACCTGGTGACCAAGGTGGTGGCGGTGGACGGCGACGCGGGCCAGAACGCCTGGCTGTCGTACCAGCTGCTCAAGGCCACGGAGCCCGGGCTGTTCGGCGTGTGGGCGCACAACGGCGAGGTGCGCACGGCGCGCCTGCTGAGCGAGCGCGACGCGCCCAAGCAGCGGCTGGTGGTGCTGGTCAAGGACAACGGCCAGCCGCCGCTGTCGGCCAGCGTCACGCTGCACGTGCTGCTGGTGGACGGCTTCTCGCAGCCCTACCTGCCGCCCCCGGAAGCGGAAGCGGCGGCCGCGGCGCCGGCCGACCCGCTCACCGTCTACCTGGTGGTGGCCTTGGCGTCGGTGTCGTCGCTCTTCCTCTTCTCGGTGCTGGTGTTCGTGGCGGCGCGGCTGtgcaggaggggcggggcgggctcGGCGGGTCGCTGCCCGGTGCCCGAGGGCCACTTCCCGGGCCACCTGGTGGACGTCAGCGGCACGGGGACCCTGTCCCAGAGCTACCAGTACGAGGTGTGTCTGACGGGAGGAACTGGGACGAATGAGTTCAAATTCTTGAAGCCGATTCTCCCCACTGTTCAGGCACAAGATCCTAGGAGAAATAGTGATGAAAATCCCACATTTCGAAATAGCCTTGGATTTAATTTTCAGTAAAATTCTTTCTATATGCTCAGGTATTTTTGAAGTGTTATGCAACTATATCAATATTAGTTTAGTTTTATTACTCCAAGTTAAATTATTTTGCAActtaaaagctttattttaaagtaCTATATGATTTTACAatgttatttcatcctttttcccCCCATTAAACAGGTTAGGTGTAATCAGTACCCCATCTAAATAATAGTTTGTACGTTTGGTTCCTTCAAAACGTACCAAGAGTTTAGTACTATTTTCATTCTAGAAAACTGGTTGATTTTTTCCCTAGTACATTTCATAGATTGCATCTCATTATCCTATACACCTACAGTACCTTCTTTACCTAAGAAGACAAACCTGCATGTCTTGACCTTACTAAATCATTTCTTTAATCATGATAATAAACTATCATCTAGCTCTAAATGATAttgtaaaagaaatatttctctatTATTCTGCTCATGATAAAATGAAACATCATtggtgggattccctggtggtccagtggtaaggaccTAGAGCTTTCATTTTCTGCACCTGGGTTCTTCactggtcaggaaattaagatctGCCAAACTGCCTGTGTAGCCAAAAACATCCCAACCaacttaaacaaacaaaccaaaaccatgAAGCATCATTTTGTGAGCAACATTATAATATCCTTGTGTTCATATTAGAAGATTTAGCTTAGGGACCAGGgactccctggtggcttagacggtaaaaagtctgcctacaatgcgggagccccgggtagggaagatctcctggaaaaggaaatggcaacccactccagtattcttccctggaaaatccatgTACGGAGGAGcgtagtaggctacagtccatggggacgcaaagagtcggacatgactgagcaacttcacttactcACTGTgttcatattatttcattttctttaaatacgCTActctttgttaatattttctaatgtTCACTTTTGCTGATATATAAACAGACTGTCTTATAAttccaacaaaataaaataacctgcatgaaaatgaatataaataaaaacattctgaGAGTCTGTATAAAGTTATTAGTGGACTGTTACAAAGctcttcacttttcattttattttgtaaatatattttaattatctcaAATTAATTAAGATGAACTAAAAATCATAAGGAATGACAACAGATTCATCTCCAGCCCTCTCCTGTTTTCTGTAGCATTTATCTACATTTTCTGTTATGTGTTTATACTGCTTTGACATtcaattttatactttaataacttCTTCCTGTAATAAATGACTTAACTTTCttacctttttatttcttaattacttgaccgcctttctttcttttcttgttgaaatatagttgattgcaatattatgttagtttcaggtgtaccacgtagtgatttgatatttgcatatattatgaaatgattaccacaaatcTAGTAACAAACTATACCCATACaagttattataatatattcCTTATGCCCTATATTACATTTCcatgttttttgaaattttataattgTAGGTCTGTGCCTTTTAATCCCCATCACCTATTTCATGCCTCCTTGCCTTCCAattaacaaacacacaaacactgcACATTCCCTTTCTTCTGTTGTCACTGTCTTAGgttttcttcttctcctgcttctgcttcctcttttccctctcctcctccttttggtTAAACTAATAGGTTTGGTTTATTTGCTAAGATTACTTCAAAGTACACATTACCATAGTATGATTACCTTCCCTTTCTTGAAAGTATCTTTCCTAGAgttgataattatttttatttgcacaattttctatttaattctaTTGATTTTTCACATTATTTCTCCCTGAATATCATTATTtccccttaaattttaaaaaatctcagaaGTCTATCAGTTATACTTGTTTTCTGGAGATCTTTCACCCAAATTCCCTCCTATCTCTCGCTTTCATTTATACTATTTGCTCTATAGTTAGGACTTTAACATTTTCCTGTGTTGGTCCCCTTTGATAAGAAACAGTATATAGTGGATCCTTGAGCAACAGGGTTTTGAACTTTGTGTTCACATATATGAGGATTTTTCTAATACATATACGGTTGAGTCTCTGTATGCACGGACTGCACATCTGATGAGTCAACCCATTGCAGAATGCAAACTTAATACACAATCTTACCTTGGCTGAATCCTTGGATGTGCAACCCCCGGATGGGGAGGGCCAACTATGGGATTTGAGCATCTGGGGAATTTGATATCTGTGGGTCTTAGAACCAACCAACCCCTCACAAATTCTAAGAGGTGACTTACTTAGCTGACACAGATCTCTCAATATCTTCATAAAAATAGATGCAGAGGACATAAAATTTTTGAGAACTTGCCTTGTGACAgtatctttgttttcatttgattGATAGTTTGGATATAAAATTTTAGgctgaaaataattttccctcagATCTTGAAAGCAGTATTCCTTTTAGTGATTGCATAGAGAGGTGCTATTCAGAGGACTTTCCATTCTGATTCTTATCTCTTAACGTCACCACATTTTTGCACAGTGGAAACACTGGAaacttttctcctattctgaagatAGATACATCAGTGTTGGCTATTTATCTAGTCACATGGGTGTACTCTGTTAGCATTTAAACTCTCACTTTTAGCTCTGAGAAATTTCCTTGTTCTATTTTCATCATAATTTCTCCTTTGAATTTTGTATCATCTCACCATAATCTCATTAGTTAAATACTGGATATCCTGAATTGATTGATTGTCTCCctctaatttttttccatttcttattttctttttgcctcttgTTCTACTTTTTGgacaaaatattttatcatccaagctttgtacttttaatttttgactgacaaatgtttattttttaagagctcTTTTTAGTTCTCTTGAAAGTTTTTCATAGCATCTGTTTTAGATTTATAAATGTGGTATCTTTTGTCATTTAGATGaccagcaggcacatgaaaagatgctcaacatcactaattattcagttcagttcagtcagttgtgtccgactctttgcgaccccatgaatcacagcacgccaggcctccctgtccattaccaactcccagagtttactcaaactcatgtccactgagtcagtgatgccatccagccatctcatcttctgttgtccccttctcctcctgcccccaatccctcccagcatcagggtcttttccaatgagtcaactctttgcatcaggtggccaaagttttggagtttcagcttcagcatcagtccttccaatgaatacccaggatgatctcctttaggatggactggttggatctccttgcagtccaagggactctcaagagtcttctccaacaccacagttcaaaagcgtcaattcttcagcgctcagctttcttcacagtccaactctcagatccatacatgaccactggaaaaaccatagccttgactagatgggcctttgttggcaaagtaatgtctctgctttttaatatgctatctaggttggtcataactttccttccaaggagtaagcatcttttaatttcatgatttcactaattgttagagaactgcaaatcaaaactgagGTACTACCTAACACTGGTCAAaacggccatcattaaaaagtctacaaaaaacaagtgctggagaaggtatggataaaagggaactctcttacactgttggtgggaaggtaagtGGGTacaaacagtatggaagttcctcagaaaactaaaaatagaattaccacttgatccagcaatcccactcctgggaatatacccagacaaaattaaaattcagaaagatacatgcacccccatgtacacagcagcactattcacaacagccaaagcatggaagcaacctaagtgtccatcagcatgtgaatgaataaataagaacttAGTACATATCCACAAGGGAGTACCACTCtgccataaaaatgaacaaaatgatgccatgtgcagcaacatggatggaactagagattatcatactaagtgaagtaagtcagaaagaaagtgcaaataccatatgaaatcacttatatgtggaatctaaaatatggcacaaatgaacctaccaacaaaacagaaacagactcataagacatagaggacagacttcTGGTTGCCaacagggagaaggggagagggaaggactgggaatttggggttggtagatgcaaagTATTACCTTTAGAATGAATAAGCAACAAGCTCCTAATGTATGTagagggaactacattcaatatcctgtgatagaccataatggaaaagaacatttaaaaagtatatatatatgtgtgtgtgtgtgtgtgtgtgtgtgtgtataactgaattactttgctgtacacgactggcaaaacattgtaaatcaactataataaagATTATTCTGTCATCTACaatccatcttttaaaattattaaattcattgtgcagtaaaaactatttttaaaatgagagtcATAGAGAAATTAAGAACTTGCCCAAGATTATATAGCTAGGAAGTAGCACTAAGCCCAAATCCACTCTTTATCTTACAAAAGAATACATACTTCATATGATTACTATTGAGATTAAATGTGTAAACACATATGTGGCACCAGAATAATAGGCAGCACAgaataaatactcaataaatattagctattattagaTTTTACTCTGAGGATATTaatcagattttttaatattgaaatatagttgatttacattgctctgttaatttctgctatccAACAGGttaatcaaacattttaaaacactttctttaaaaaaaaaattttcttctgtcttctctaTTTCTGTATCTGTTTCCTCCTGCGACCCccttttttggtggtggtggtggttttggcATTAATACTTCGTTGGTATTACTACTGCCTCATGTCTTGTGGTCCATGGCTATCTTCTCATATTTAAGAATGATCAAGGTGCTGACAGTTAGCTCTTTGTGTATATGATAATGCAGTTATTGATGGCAGGACCTCACTCTAATGTAATCATTGTAAGATAACAGTTATTAGCTTAGGAGATCCTCAAATACCAGTATGTTAAAGTTTTTGTTTGAACCTTTCATATGCTCCAGGTTAGGATTCTGCAATATCGTCTGTGCAAGAGAGAGTTAGAGATGCGCACCCTGCGTACTCCAACCGGAGACTACTGCGTGGAAAGGGACTAGAAATCTCATCACTCAGGGTGCAAAGTTTTGCTTGATTTCCCTATTTTTGGCTTCACCCCTCACATTTGCACTTCACTCTGCCCAGGGTCTCCAAAGTTAGAGATGGTGTTtggtggctaagttgtgtctgactcctttccaaccccatggactgtaaacccaccaggatcctctgtccatgggacttccaggcaagaatactggagtgggttgccatttcctttttggtCCTCAATGAACTTCAGTCTTATACACTTGGTTCCTCTAAATCTTGTATCCAAATGGGATTATGTTGGACAAACAAGAACTTTTCTTTAGACATTTCTTGGAACTGATAACTGCTCTTTCATCTGATTTCTGTCATcaaatttatgtatatacattctCGGTCTCTGTAAGttcatatcatttttattaacTATCATTTATTGGGCATTTTAAAAGGAGTGAGCTGTGTAAAATCAAAGAATTACATGAAAGTACTGTAATATTGTTTTTGGAAATTTGGAAGGAATCAAACATGAGGGTATTCTGTCTTCTCTGAGCATAATAAATCTCACtctaaattcaaaaataaaaaataaaaggagtgaGGATAACTGTATGTAGTAAATCCATCTACTTTTCAATTTCTGCCCTTTTgcagtgatttatttttcaaCCATGTGTCTAGCTtacatttttaagaatataatttaacttaacatttttaaaatgaaaacttcttaGATCCCTCCTCCATAAATTTTTGAGCACACTCTTGAGACCTTGTATACTGGACATCACAGGCGAATTCTGTTCCAAACAATCTCCCTCACCATGTAGCAACCATGTACTTTGGCTAAAACTGAAATCACCAAAAGCTTTAGAGGTGACCCCAGAGAGGATTAAAGCAAAACAGAGGACAAAGATGAGTTCAGATTCTGAAACTAAAACCTCCACCTACAATtctattgtgggcttccctggtggatcagctggcaaagaatctgcctgcaatgcaggagacctgcctggcttagatccctgggttgggaagatcccctggagaatggaatggctagcCGCTCCAATTCTATTCTGGCCtgtaaagaattccatggactatatagtccatggcgtcacagagagttaaatacaactgagtgactcactttcactttcataattctATACCCCTGAAACAATGATGCCTCAGTAGCAGGTACATAATCTTGGTTAGTCTGGTCAGAGTAAAACTAAGCTTTTGTCCTACAACTGGGaaagaaaatctctctctctctcttcctgtgcTGAAAGAGACAGCAGATGACCATAACTGTAGCTGGAATAAATCTTGGGAAACTGAGGGAAGTCAGTTTTAGGAGTAAGCCTATGTTAAATGAAACTAACATGTTtgtgtatttgttaatttttttggtaaattatgagaaactaaaaataaattatggatTTCCACTATGTTCCACCCCAGTATcttacttcatttttctcttagttCACAGTTCACTGCTGTCAAGGAAATCTACAGAAGGCCTTCTAGTGCTATCAGAACTATCTATACATAGTTCTCTTTGTTCTACCTCATGGTTAATTCAGTTTCATATCCTTTGAGAGGTCTTCTGAAATGACTTGTGTacactttccctttcccttaCCACCTAAGGAAGGCCAAGAAGTGCTGGAATTTTGTTCAGTTAAACAGTCACTTATACTCTCCTTGTTTCTGGTGATCAGTTTTCTCAGAAAGATTACAAGCTCCTGGGGGCCAGGAATCACATCTTATATTTCTGTATTCACCGTAACTGAACATTTTCAATTGTGGGGAAGgatatttaaaagctttttaaaatgctaataacATCAAACACTATAAACAGTACAAAACAGCTCTTATGCATGATAGACTACATCTGTAATCACTTAAATACAATACATAAAAGAATATTTGTTTCTGGAGGATATTTATGTGAATGGAATTTAGGTAGCTTTCATCAAACTCTGAAAATCTGTGGAGACGCATGGTGGCGCTGCAGGATAACATCGCTGGGGGAGAAAAACCATTCTATGCTGGATGATGTTCTGGACATTGTTACCCAGTGCAAAAAGAGCACTAGGAAGACAAAAAGAACAAGGCTTCAAGTGGCAAACTAGAAGTTATTTAACAAGGTTAAAATCCTTAAGCCTCCGAAGATTCGGTGGACATATCAGAGGCACCTTACCCAGAAGTGGGAAGGGTGAAGCGATTCTGCAGGAAGACTTTGGGAAAGGAGCTATGGAGATTGGAGGGGCCGGCGTTCTGCAGATAAGGCAAGtcctgcttttctttgttttgctgGGGATGTCTCAAGCGGGGTCTGACTCTGGGCGCTTCTCAGTGGCAGAGGAAATGCAGAGTGGGAGCTTTGTAGGCAATCTGGCAAAAGACCTGGGGCTGGAAGTGGGTGAACTATTCTCCAGAGGGGCTCGGGTGGTATCTAATGATAACAAACAGCGATTGCAGCTGGACATAAATACAGGGGATTTGCTCTTAAGTGAAGCACTAGACCGGGAGGAGCTCTGTGGCTCCACCGAGCCCTGTGTGCTGCATTTCCAGATATTAATGAAAAGCCCCTTGCAGTTTTTACGGATTGAGCTCCAGGTCAAGGATATAAATGATCACTCTCCTGtcttcttagaaaaagaaatgctcttAGAAATCCCAGAGAATAGTCCTGTCGGTGCTGTCTTCTTACTAGAAAGCGCAAAGGATTTGGATGTAGGAATCAACGCTCTAAAAAACTACACAATAAGCCCCAACTCTCATTTCCACATTAAAATGAGAGTCAATCCGGATAATAGGAAATACCCAGAGTTAGTTCTGGATAAAGCGCTGGATTATGAAGAACAGTCTGAACTCAATTTCATCCTCACCGCTCTGGATGGCGGGTCTCCGCCTAAGTCTGGGAGTGCCTTGGTCCGGGTGGTGGTCGTGGACATTAATGACAACCCCCCTGAGTTTGAGCAGCCATTTTATGAGGTGAAGATTTCAGAAGATAGCATACTCGGCTCACCGGTTGTCACGGTCTCAGCTTGGGACTTAGATTCGGGGAAAAACGGGGAAATATCATATATGTTTTCCCATGCCTCAGAAGATATTCGCAAGACATTTGAAATTAACCAAAAGTCTGGAGAAGTGAGTTTAACTTCACCCTTGGATTTTGAAACAACTGAAGCATATTCTATAATCATTCAAGCCACAGATGGGGGAGGTCTTTTTGGAAAATCAACACTCAGAATTCAGGTGATGGATGTAAATGACAATGCTCCTGAAGTGACTGTGTCATCAATTACCAGTCCAATCCCAGAAAATTCTCCGGAGATTGTGGTTATGGTTTTTAGTATCCGAGACAGAGACTCTGGGGAGAATGGGAGGATGATTTGTTCTGTTTCAGAAAACCTCCCGTTTGTACTAAAATCTTCAGTTGAGAATTACTACACGTTGGAAACGGAAAGAATGCTAGACAGGGAAAGCCAAGCGGAGTACAACATCACGATCACGGTCACTGACATGGGAACCCCCAGACTGAAAACCGAGCACAACATAACCGTGCTGGTGTCCGACGTCAACGACAACGCCCCCGCCTTCACCCAGACCTCCTACACCCTGTGGGTCCGCGAGAACAACAGCCCCGCCCTGCACATCGGCAGCGTCAGCGCCACAGACACAGACGCGGGCGCCAACGCCCAGGTCACCTACTCGCTGCTGCCTCCGCCCGACCCGCACCTGCCCCTCGCCTCCCTCGTGTCCATCAACCCCGACAACGGCCACCTCTTCGCCCTCACGTCCCTGGACTACGAGGCCCTGCGGGCCTTCGAGTTCCGCGTGGGCGCCGCCGACCGCGGCTCGCCCGCGCTCAGCAGCCAGGCGCTGGTGCGCGTGCTCGTGGAGGACGCCAACGACAACGCGCCCTTCGTGCTCTACCCGCTGCAGAACGCCTCGGCGCCCTGCACCGAGCTGGTGCCCAGGGCGGCCGAGCCCGGCTACCTGGTGACCAAGGTGGTGGCGGTGGACGGCGACGCGGGCCAGAACGCCTGGCTGTCGTACCAGCTGCTCAAGGCCACGGAGCCCGGGCTGTTCGGCGTGTGGGCGCACAACGGCGAGGTGCGCACGGCGCGCCTGCTGAGCGAGCGCGACGCGCCCAAGCAGCGGCTGGTGGTGCTGGTCAAGGACAACGGCGAGCCGCCGCTGTCGGCCAGCGTCACGCTGCACGTGCTGCTGGTGGACGGCTTCTCGCAGCCCTACCTGCCGCCCCCGGAAGCGGAAGCGGCGGCCGCGGCGCCGGCCGACCCGCTCACCGTCTACCTGGTGGTGGCCTTGGCGTCGGTGTCGTCGCTCTTCCTCTTCTCGGTGCTGGTGTTCGTGGCGGCGCGGCTGtgcaggaggggcggggcgggctcGGCGGGTCGCTGCCCGGTGCCCGAGGGCCACTTCCCGGGCCACCTGGTGGACGTCAGCGGCACGGGGACCCTGTCCCAGAGCTACCAGTACGAGGTGTGTCTGACGGGAGGAACTGGGACGAATGAGTTCAAATTCTTGAAGCCGATTCTCCCCAATCTCTCGACCCAACGCCctgggaaagaaatagaggaaaatcatACTTCCTACAATAGCTTTGGGTTCAATATTCAGTGACCATAATTAACTTTTATATCTAATATGTATGTTGTTTTGTGCCGCTTCCACACCATCgttattttcccccaaatatgtGCTTGAAATTGCACTGTTACTTTCATATCTTCGCATGTTGTACCCATCTTCTAAGTGAATGCTTATTTTTGTGGTTGtaattattacaaataatttattCTCTAACGAAGGAGGTCTTAATTCATAATTAATTCGTAATTAATTAACTTGCCTTACACCAAGTAACTTTTTTCTCATGGCTCCCTCTTCACTTGAACTTTCACTCAGAATtaagcttttgataaaataaaGCAGACCACTTTCAAAGTATTTCAAGTGTTCAACCATTTCATTTTTTTGCGGTTTTTCTTGTGATTTAATAATAGTTGCTATTCagaaatgtcatttttctttctttaaattcacCACTCTTTTtaattaggtttttaaaatgtttattactgCTGAAAATATACCTGAAAATAGTGTCCTTTGATAAACATAATCATCTTGTTAGGGCCAGAAGGCAATTTTCCTAGTGTCTTCTTCCTTATTGATCCTGGAGGGTTACTGTGAAGACATATTAATATTGTGGCCACCCACATAATCTTGGaatataaagtttttattttccagaTGTCTCACTAATGTTACAAAGGTATAATGCAATCTAGTAGAATGCAGGCTCCTGAACCATAATTTGTTTATTGTAGAGTGGACTTGTGTGCTAAAGTGTATAATCTTTTGCCTCCTGTGCTCTCCCAGAATACATACACACTGGgcaataattttcaaattttgaaatagCCAGTAGAAAAATTATGTAACATACAAACACAATAGAAATGTTTTGTAAACACTACTTAGCTTTTTTGTGATGCAATTTGAAATTGCCTATATTAATCCATtcagtttaattttcaaatgtcatGATCCACTAAATTGATTTCATGACTTACTAATGGGTAGCAATCCAAAGTTTCAAAACcacttttctcagatatttgtagagcactgaaaagtatgaaaagataGTCCTTTAACATTCTAGTTTTAAACCTTTCTTCAAGCCATTGTAGGAGAGTTTTGTTTCATGCTGTACAAGCTCTAACCAACCACTTTTGCTTTGAGTGACCTGACTATATCATAGAAGAGAAAGCCTTCATTGTTGGGGGAGGATATTTCCAAGAATTTCATCAAAAAGTCTTAAAGTCTGTATGTTGTGGAAGGAAAGAGAGTAGGTATGAGAAAGAGGACATGCATGAGGGTAAAATGATTGCTTTTATTCCTGTGGGGCCACAGACTAGAGTCAATGCCAGGAACTGCCTCTTGAAGATATTCTAATCTTAACATTGTAGATGGGCTGGGTATTAGTTAATAATGCCTGGAAGTACATTCTCTTGCTCTAGCATATCCAAAATAACTTAATGTTTACACTTCTTGAATGCTAAAATTTCACTGCCAGTTCTTTTGAACTGTATGAACTGATTAATTACTctttgaatttaagaaaaattgagGGAACAAAAGTTCCTCCATGCAGGCTGACTaaattctaattttctgttttcagaagtGGAACTAGGAATAAATGAAAGCTTCTTTACATAGAGAACAAAACATATTAATTAATCAAAATATTAAGGTTACCTCCTATATTTACTGTACTTAGTGGGGAAAAGATGGATGACCACTAGCATAAAGAGATCTATGATGGTATAGCTGTCAAAAATAAAGGTGGGAGTGTTCTAGTAGCTTGTTTCCCCAGGCCCAGCCTGGCCTCTCACATTTATAATAGGGGAAGGGAAAGAGCAATTTAAACAACTCAGGCAGAAAATTTAACAGGTGCAACAGCAGAGAAAAGCCTGTTGCTTTGGGTTTTTCCACCTACCTGAATAGGAAGACTTGTCTATTTATGGAAAGAACTGTTTCCTGACTCTAGTGGAGAATGGTGAGGCCTTCGGAGCTCAGATACAAGTAAATCAACCAGTTATCttcaaatgtattattaaaaacaaattttgctCTTATGCTTCAAATAATTTACAGTTAAATTTAAACCAGTGCATAGGAATTCAACTATATCAGCCAATTTTATATTAAAGGACTATAAGTTGTCAATGGGAAGAGGTCACTTACAAAATGGAGATGTAAGGAACTGCTCAGCTTCCCAGagttaattttcttgaaaacccTTGCCAATAAGAACAAAACAACAGTTTAGGTTGGAATTTGCCAAGAGTATGGGaaagaaaggggcttcccaggtggctcagtggtgaagaatccacctgccaatgcaggagctgcaggagcccCAAGAGggtccatctctgggtcaggaatatcccctggagaaggtaatggcaacccactccatattcttgctggaataatcccatggacagaggagcctggtgggctacagtccatggacttgaaaagagttggacgtgactgagcacacatccacTGGTTAATCTATCGTGGCTTCTCAGTACCTTGGCCACATGCTGTACTTTCTCACTACTCAGGATTATTCTACGAAATATGATTTCAGATCTCTCCCTCTAAGAACACCTTCTATGAGAACCTTCCATGGCTTTAGCCCTCTGATCCAGTTACTCCTATCACATCTTGTCTTTGACCTTGTCAAGACCTCCATCCCATGATGCTGCTACTACCTATCAACCCCCTCctgttttaatttccttcccaTCAGCTGACTCCCATTTCACCACTCCCAACCACTCTCATGCTCATATTCtcaattctttttcaattttccttCACTCTAGGATTTCCTTTGCCTCCTGATGAAACacattagataaatatttttatctagttaaattattcaataaaaattctcttttctcttacaCCTGGGATGCTGCACTCTATAAAACAAAGCTTAGAAAATAATCAGTACTATCACCACTAAGGTTATCACATTCAAAATTAATTGGGCTTTCAAGATCAAgaaatctttttatattttccta is a window of Muntiacus reevesi chromosome 1, mMunRee1.1, whole genome shotgun sequence DNA encoding:
- the LOC136156208 gene encoding protocadherin beta-12-like: MMFWTLLPSAKRALGRQKEQGFKWQTRSYLTRLKSLSLRRFGGHIRGTLPRSGKGEAILQEDFGKGAMEIGGAGVLQIRQVLLFFVLLGMSQAGSDSGRFSVAEEMQSGSFVGNLAKDLGLEVGELFSRGARVVSNDNKQRLQLDINTGDLLLSEALDREELCGSTEPCVLHFQILMKSPLQFLRIELQVKDINDHSPVFLEKEMLLEIPENSPVGAVFLLESAKDLDVGINALKNYTISPNSHFHIKMRVNPDNRKYPELVLDKALDYEEQSELNFILTALDGGSPPKSGSALVRVVVVDINDNPPEFEQPFYEVKISEDSILGSPVVTVSAWDLDSGKNGEISYMFSHASEDIRKTFEINQKSGEVSLTSPLDFETTEAYSIIIQATDGGGLFGKSTLRIQVMDVNDNAPEVTVSSITSPIPENSPEIVVMVFSIRDRDSGENGRMICSVSENLPFVLKSSVENYYTLETERMLDRESQAEYNITITVTDMGTPRLKTEHNITVLVSDVNDNAPAFTQTSYTLWVRENNSPALHIGSVSATDTDAGANAQVTYSLLPPPDPHLPLASLVSINPDNGHLFALTSLDYEALRAFEFRVGAADRGSPALSSQALVRVLVEDANDNAPFVLYPLQNASAPCTELVPRAAEPGYLVTKVVAVDGDAGQNAWLSYQLLKATEPGLFGVWAHNGEVRTARLLSERDAPKQRLVVLVKDNGEPPLSASVTLHVLLVDGFSQPYLPPPEAEAAAAAPADPLTVYLVVALASVSSLFLFSVLVFVAARLCRRGGAGSAGRCPVPEGHFPGHLVDVSGTGTLSQSYQYEVCLTGGTGTNEFKFLKPILPNLSTQRPGKEIEENHTSYNSFGFNIQ